A single window of Ferrimonas balearica DSM 9799 DNA harbors:
- the rluA gene encoding bifunctional tRNA pseudouridine(32) synthase/23S rRNA pseudouridine(746) synthase RluA has protein sequence MTEFQYQPPMEPYLTVLYEDKDIVVVDKPSGLLSVPGRDPAHRDSVYSRVAERYGTVYDVHRLDMATSGVMVLALRKNAERELKRQFRDRETSKTYLARVWGHLAQPEGEIDLPLICDWPNRPKQKVCHDTGKPSLTRYRVLSTDDHSSLLELTPITGRSHQLRVHLLALGHPILGDGFYAEGEALAAADRLLLHAHTLEIKQPYSGQPLRFEAAAPFA, from the coding sequence ATGACGGAGTTTCAGTACCAGCCACCGATGGAGCCCTACCTGACGGTGCTCTATGAAGACAAAGATATCGTGGTGGTGGACAAGCCGAGCGGACTGCTGTCGGTGCCGGGCCGGGATCCGGCCCACCGTGACAGCGTCTATTCTCGTGTGGCGGAGCGCTACGGCACCGTCTACGACGTGCACCGTCTCGATATGGCCACCTCCGGGGTGATGGTGCTGGCGCTGCGAAAGAACGCCGAGCGGGAGCTGAAACGCCAGTTCCGCGACCGGGAAACCAGCAAGACCTACCTGGCTCGGGTGTGGGGCCACCTGGCCCAGCCGGAAGGGGAGATCGACCTGCCGCTGATCTGCGACTGGCCCAACCGGCCCAAGCAGAAGGTCTGCCACGACACCGGCAAACCCTCACTGACCCGTTACCGCGTGCTCAGTACCGATGACCACTCCAGCCTGCTGGAGCTGACCCCCATCACCGGGCGTTCACACCAGCTTCGGGTGCACCTGCTGGCGCTGGGTCACCCGATTCTGGGTGACGGTTTTTATGCCGAGGGTGAGGCACTGGCCGCCGCCGACCGACTGTTGCTGCACGCCCACACCCTCGAGATCAAACAGCCCTACTCCGGCCAACCGCTGCGCTTTGAAGCCGCCGCGCCGTTTGCCTGA
- a CDS encoding thioredoxin family protein, whose protein sequence is MKKIALALLAAGLVSGVAQAQPLDHKRMLATMGGVDQPTMANPHGSPHGAAPMQDAVLTGELDPNKLIFELVPMGRSYLEYQVDTAALAPLQGYDKPTEITVVVGTWCGDCHTHTPAFIKIMKALNNANIQVRYIGVDKQGKAGDVSLDSIEFESIPTFIVSQGGKEIGRIAGAPKASLEQDLVAILTQ, encoded by the coding sequence ATGAAGAAAATTGCCCTTGCACTGCTGGCCGCTGGCCTGGTTTCCGGCGTTGCTCAAGCCCAACCGCTGGACCACAAGCGCATGCTGGCCACCATGGGCGGTGTTGACCAGCCCACCATGGCCAATCCGCACGGCAGCCCGCACGGAGCGGCGCCCATGCAGGACGCCGTCCTGACCGGTGAGCTGGACCCCAATAAACTCATCTTTGAACTGGTGCCGATGGGTCGCAGCTACCTGGAATACCAGGTGGATACCGCCGCACTGGCGCCGCTGCAGGGCTATGACAAGCCGACCGAAATCACCGTAGTGGTGGGCACCTGGTGCGGCGACTGCCATACCCATACCCCGGCCTTCATCAAGATCATGAAAGCGCTGAACAACGCCAACATCCAGGTGCGTTACATCGGCGTGGACAAGCAGGGTAAAGCCGGTGACGTCTCCCTGGACAGCATCGAGTTTGAATCCATCCCCACCTTTATTGTCAGCCAGGGCGGCAAAGAGATCGGCCGCATCGCTGGTGCGCCGAAAGCCTCTCTGGAGCAGGATCTGGTCGCCATCCTGACCCAGTAA
- a CDS encoding class I SAM-dependent methyltransferase codes for MSHQGQTPAQLVLDAMPHLAPQSTVLDLACGYGRNGLALARAGHVVWFADRDREALSAIQARLSEERLNGVLWQLDLEATARPLGQRQFDAIVVCHYLHRPLLPDLMAALRPGGVLIYETFTTANRAFGRPNNPAFLLEPNELAEVFASMTPIHYREGIWRNPDRATARLIARKPV; via the coding sequence ATGAGTCATCAGGGCCAGACACCGGCGCAGCTGGTGCTTGACGCGATGCCGCATCTGGCACCGCAGAGTACCGTGCTGGACCTGGCTTGTGGCTACGGCCGCAATGGATTGGCCCTGGCCCGGGCCGGGCATGTGGTGTGGTTCGCCGACCGCGACCGTGAGGCCCTGTCAGCCATCCAGGCTCGCCTGAGCGAAGAGCGCCTGAACGGCGTATTGTGGCAACTGGACCTGGAGGCTACGGCGCGGCCGCTGGGCCAGCGTCAGTTTGATGCCATTGTGGTGTGTCACTACCTGCACCGACCGCTGCTGCCCGACCTGATGGCGGCCCTGCGACCGGGTGGGGTTTTGATCTATGAAACCTTCACCACCGCCAATCGCGCCTTCGGTCGCCCCAACAATCCCGCGTTCTTATTGGAACCGAATGAGTTGGCGGAGGTCTTTGCTTCCATGACGCCTATCCACTACCGTGAAGGAATATGGCGCAATCCGGATCGGGCCACCGCCCGGTTGATCGCTCGCAAGCCTGTGTAA
- the prfB gene encoding peptide chain release factor 2 (programmed frameshift) — protein sequence MFEINPVLNSIKELSERTELLRGYLDYDAKQERLEEVNAELEQPDVWNEPERAQELGRERSNLEAVVKTINDLDQGLEDVRELLDLAVEEQDEESFEEAKAELEGLEAQLEKLEFRRMFSGAQDANDAYLDLQAGSGGTEAQDWCNILLRMYLRWAEAKGFKAEIIEVSEGEVAGLKSATVKISGEYAFGWLRTETGVHRLVRKSPFDSGGRRHTSFSSAFVYPEVDDNIDIEINPADLRIDVYRASGAGGQHVNTTESAVRITHMPTNTVVQCQNERSQHKNKDQAMKQLKAKLFELEMQKQNAEKQAAEDAKSDIGWGSQIRSYVLDDSRIKDLRTGVETRNTQAVLDGDLDRFIEASLKSGL from the exons ATGTTCGAAATCAATCCGGTGCTGAACAGCATCAAGGAGCTGTCTGAGCGGACAGAACTCCTTAGGGGGTACCTT GACTATGACGCCAAACAAGAGCGTCTGGAAGAAGTAAACGCGGAGCTGGAGCAGCCCGACGTCTGGAATGAGCCTGAGCGCGCCCAGGAGCTGGGTCGCGAGCGCAGCAACCTGGAAGCGGTGGTGAAAACCATCAACGACCTGGATCAGGGCCTGGAAGACGTCCGTGAGCTGCTGGACCTGGCCGTGGAAGAGCAGGACGAAGAGAGCTTCGAGGAGGCCAAGGCCGAACTTGAAGGTCTGGAAGCTCAGCTGGAGAAGCTGGAGTTCCGTCGTATGTTCTCCGGTGCTCAGGATGCCAACGACGCTTACCTGGATCTGCAGGCCGGCTCCGGCGGTACTGAAGCGCAGGACTGGTGCAACATCCTGCTGCGCATGTACCTGCGTTGGGCGGAAGCCAAGGGCTTCAAAGCCGAGATCATCGAAGTGTCCGAGGGCGAAGTTGCGGGCCTGAAGAGCGCCACCGTGAAGATTTCCGGTGAGTACGCCTTTGGCTGGCTGCGTACCGAAACCGGCGTACACCGTCTGGTACGTAAATCGCCGTTCGATTCCGGCGGCCGTCGCCACACCTCGTTCTCCTCGGCGTTCGTGTATCCCGAAGTGGATGACAACATCGACATCGAGATCAACCCGGCCGACCTGCGTATCGACGTATACCGCGCTTCCGGTGCCGGTGGTCAGCACGTAAACACCACCGAATCTGCGGTGCGTATTACCCACATGCCGACCAACACCGTGGTGCAGTGTCAGAACGAACGTTCTCAGCACAAGAACAAAGACCAGGCGATGAAACAGTTGAAAGCGAAACTGTTTGAGCTGGAGATGCAGAAGCAGAACGCCGAAAAACAGGCGGCTGAAGATGCCAAATCCGACATCGGCTGGGGTAGCCAGATCCGCTCTTACGTGCTGGACGATTCCCGCATCAAGGATCTGCGCACTGGCGTGGAAACCCGCAACACCCAAGCGGTGCTGGACGGGGATCTGGACCGCTTTATTGAGGCCAGCCTGAAGTCTGGTCTGTAA
- a CDS encoding sodium/glutamate symporter produces the protein MITNWELFTDFGIAGGLLLCGKLLRAHITLLQKLYLPAALIAGLLALLLGSAGLDWLPWSEQFASNASILTVVLFASLGLATDFPSARTLVTRCGSLWTFNQLANVGQWAFCALMGLALMTFIWPGLSPAFGLVLSAGFMGGHGTGVVVGETLGSMGWEDALTLALTTATVGIFVSILVGLLLIHLGLRKGWITDFARFETMSKTARKGLVPADEQGHLGRETAASISIDALAMHAALLIAVSVAAYHAAVYLSGFHELVRVPAFVTAFGLGLAARTVLKKLGGKIYFDDKIFGHCTGTASDFLVVFGIAAIKITILLNYAVPLILMVLLGIVFNLMMVLVVAPRILGENWFEKAVFSWGWLTGTVGMGIALLRIVDPKMRSRVLDDYAIAYVPGSLVDMVMISLVPVLMMKGMAFEAISGMLIYLLCIGLMWRVIKRRQAALQPATA, from the coding sequence ATGATCACCAATTGGGAGCTGTTTACTGATTTTGGTATCGCGGGGGGGCTACTGTTGTGCGGCAAACTGCTGCGTGCGCACATTACCCTGCTGCAAAAGCTCTATCTGCCTGCGGCGTTGATCGCAGGTCTGTTGGCCCTGCTGTTGGGCTCTGCCGGTCTGGACTGGCTGCCCTGGAGTGAGCAGTTTGCCAGCAACGCCAGCATCCTGACCGTGGTGCTGTTTGCCTCGCTCGGCCTGGCCACCGATTTTCCCTCGGCCCGAACCCTGGTGACCCGTTGCGGTAGCCTGTGGACCTTTAACCAGCTGGCCAACGTCGGCCAGTGGGCCTTTTGTGCCCTGATGGGGCTGGCCCTGATGACCTTTATCTGGCCCGGTCTCAGTCCCGCTTTTGGCCTGGTGCTCTCCGCCGGGTTTATGGGCGGCCACGGCACCGGTGTGGTGGTGGGGGAGACTCTGGGCAGCATGGGTTGGGAGGATGCCCTGACCCTGGCGCTGACCACCGCCACCGTGGGGATATTCGTCTCCATCCTGGTGGGGCTGCTGCTGATCCACCTGGGCCTGCGTAAAGGCTGGATCACCGATTTCGCCCGCTTTGAAACCATGAGCAAAACCGCCCGCAAAGGGTTGGTGCCGGCCGACGAACAGGGCCACCTGGGCCGGGAAACCGCCGCCTCCATCTCCATCGACGCCCTGGCCATGCATGCGGCGTTGCTGATCGCCGTTTCGGTGGCCGCCTACCACGCTGCGGTTTACCTGTCCGGTTTCCATGAACTGGTGCGGGTGCCCGCCTTTGTTACCGCCTTTGGCCTGGGGCTGGCGGCCCGAACTGTGCTGAAAAAGCTCGGTGGCAAAATCTATTTTGACGACAAGATCTTTGGCCACTGTACCGGCACCGCCAGTGACTTTCTGGTGGTGTTCGGTATCGCGGCGATCAAGATCACCATCCTGCTGAACTACGCCGTGCCGCTGATCCTGATGGTGCTGCTGGGCATCGTCTTCAACCTGATGATGGTGCTGGTAGTAGCCCCGCGGATCCTGGGGGAGAACTGGTTTGAGAAAGCGGTGTTTTCCTGGGGCTGGCTGACCGGCACCGTAGGGATGGGGATCGCCCTGCTGCGCATTGTCGATCCTAAGATGCGCTCCCGGGTGCTGGATGACTACGCCATCGCTTACGTGCCGGGGTCGCTGGTGGATATGGTGATGATCTCGCTGGTGCCGGTTCTGATGATGAAAGGGATGGCGTTTGAGGCGATCAGCGGCATGCTGATTTACCTGCTGTGCATCGGCCTGATGTGGCGGGTGATCAAACGGCGTCAGGCCGCACTGCAGCCAGCGACAGCCTAA